The following proteins come from a genomic window of Pleuronectes platessa chromosome 2, fPlePla1.1, whole genome shotgun sequence:
- the blcap gene encoding bladder cancer-associated protein, whose amino-acid sequence MYCLQWLLPVLLIPKPLNPALWFNHSMFMGFYLLSFLLERKPCTICALVFLAALFLICYSCWGNCFLYHCQDTALPDAAHDPAIVGT is encoded by the coding sequence ATGTATTGTCTACAGTGGCTGCTCCCCGTGCTGCTCATCCCCAAACCACTTAACCCAGCGCTGTGGTTCAACCACTCCATGTTCATGGGCTTCTACCTGCTCAGCTTCCTGCTGGAGAGGAAGCCGTGCACCATCTGCGCCTTGGTCTTCCTCGCTGCCCTTTTCCTCATCTGCTATAGCTGCTGGGGCAACTGCTTCCTGTACCACTGCCAGGACACCGCGCTGCCGGACGCTGCCCACGACCCAGCTATAGTTGGAACCTAG
- the LOC128454982 gene encoding zinc finger protein 184 produces MSDVQLLRVSVHERISAAAEDFLLQLEKGGETARVPALRAMLTERLTAAGEEILAVLEDKMERSERQRRLLEAVMKPELRLHRVDVQQLMVNKEQVPPVQQQWSPLVDQEDPEPPYIKEELEEPWTNQEGEQLQQLEQADIKFPWTAVTMKSEEDEEKPELSQLHQSQTEENRADCGEQEPARNSGPDGHLQQGTEDKTEDSSETVDREDDWMQTREPQSGLNSKNNKKPLSDMKCKSRRKTFDCSECGKRFRHKSSLILHIKFHTGERPLRCSECGQIFKYNYYLTVHMMTHTGERPYSCSECGKGFKCKGELNGHVKTHIGEKLLSCSECGERFRRKIYLTAHMETHKEEKLFSCSECGRRFKLKGKLAGHMKTHRGEKLLCCSECGERFRQNIHLTAHMKTHTEEKLFSCPKCGEIFRRNIHLTAHMMIHSGEKPYSCSKCRKRFKQKDELTGHMETHTEEKLYSCPIVDQEDQEPPHIKEQQEEPWTNQEGEQLQEVEQADIKFPWTAVTMKSEEDEEKPELSQLYQSQTEENRADCGEQEAARNSGPDGHLQQGTEDKAEDSSETEDDWFLTWEPQSGLNSKNNKKPQSDLKTFDCSECGRRFLLKSSLTGHMETHTEEKLYSCPIVDQEDQEPPHIKEQQEEQWTNQEGEQLQEVEQADIKFPWTAVTMESEEDEEKPELSHIHQSETEENRADRGEQEPARNSGPYGHLQQGTEDKAEDSSETEDDWFLPWEPQSGLNSKNNKKPQSNLKTFDCSECGRRFLHKSSLTGHMETHTEEKLYSCPIVDQEDQEPPHIKEQQEEPWTNQEGEQLQQLEQADIKFPWTAVTMKSEEDEEKPELSQPHQSQTEENRADRGEQEPARNSGPYGHLQQGTEDKAEDSSETEDDWFLTWEPQSGLNSKNNKKPQSNLKTFDCSECGRRFLHKSSLTGHMETHKEEKLYSCSKCGKRFKQKDLLTGHMKTHREAKLFSCPECGSRFLQKRLLTVHMRDHTEEKPFIDKRFRRMADASSHY; encoded by the exons atgtccgacgtgcagctgctgcgggtgtcggtacatgagcggatcagCGCCGCCGCCGaagactttctgctgcagctggagaaaggaggagaaacggCTCGAGTCCCGGCGCTGAGAGCGATGCTAACCGAGCGGCTAACGGCTGCGGGGGAGGAGATCCTGGCGGTGTTAGAAGACAAAATGGAGCGGTCCGAgcgccagaggaggctgctggaggCCGTGATGAAGCCCGAACTCCGGCTGCACCGAGTTG aCGTACAGCAGctgatggtgaataaagaaCAGGTTCCccctgtgcagcagcagtggagcccccttgtggaccaggaggacccggAGCCCCCCTATATTAAAGAGGAACTGGAGGAaccgtggaccaatcaggagggagagcagcttcaACAACTTGAGCAGGCCGATATCAAGTTTCCATGGACTGCTGTCActatgaagagtgaagaagatgaagagaaacctgaGTTGTCCCAGCTTCATCAGAGTCAGACTGAGGAGAACAGAGCGGACTGTGGAGAACaagaaccagccaggaactcaggtcctgatggacatttacaacaaggtactgaggacaagactgaagactcttctgagactgtAGACAGAGAAGATGATTGGATGCAGACCAGGGAACCTCAGTCTGGTTTAAAttcaaaaaataacaaaaagcctCTAAGTGATATGAAATGTAAAAGTCGTAGGAAAACATTTGATtgttctgagtgtggtaaaagatttcgTCATAAGAGCAGTCTAATTTTACACATTAAGtttcatacaggagagagacCGTTAAGGTGCTCAGAGTGtggtcaaatatttaaatacaattattatcTAACTGTGCATATGATGACTCATACAGGAGAGAGACCGTATAGTTGCTCCGAGTGTGGTAAAGGATTCAAATGTAAAGGCGAGCTAAATGGACATGTGAAGACTCATATAGGAGAGAAACTGCTAAGTTGCTCCGAGTGTGGAGAAAGATTCAGACGAAAGATCTATCTAACTGCACATATGGAGACGCATAAAGAAGAGAAACTGTTTAGTTGCTCCGAGTGTGGAAGAAGGTTCAAACTAAAGGGCAAGTTAGCTGGACATATGAAGACTCATAGAGGAGAGAAACTGCTATGTTGCTCCGAGTGTGGAGAAAGATTCAGACAAAATATCCATCTAACTGCACATATGAAGACTCATACAGAAGAGAAACTGTTTAGTTGCCCCAAGTGTGGAGAAATATTCAGACGAAACATCCATCTAACTGCACATATGATGATTCATTCAGGAGAGAAACCCTATAGTTGCTCCAAGTGTCGTAAAAGATTCAAACAAAAGGACGAGCTAACTGGACATATGGAGACTCATACAGAAGAGAAACTGTATAGTTGCCCCattgtggaccaggaggaccaaGAGCCCCCCCATATTAAAGAGCAACAGGAGGAaccgtggaccaatcaggaaGGAGAGCAGCTTCAAGAAGTTGAGcaggctgatatcaagttcCCATGGACTGCTGTCActatgaagagtgaagaagatgaagagaaacctgaGTTATCACAGCTTTATCAGAGTCAGACTGAGGAGAACAGAGCGGACTGTGGAGAACAAGAAgcagccaggaactcaggtcctgatggacaTTTACAACAAGGTACTGAGGACAAGgctgaagactcttctgagactgaagatGATTGGTTTCTGACATGGGAACCTCAGTCTGGTTTAAAttcaaaaaataacaaaaagcctCAAAGTGATCTGAAAACATTTGATTGTTCTGAGTGTGGTAGAAGATTTCTTCTTAAGAGCAGTCTAACTGGACATATGGAGACTCATACAGAAGAGAAACTGTATAGTTGCCCCattgtggaccaggaggaccaaGAGCCCCCCCATATTAAAGAGCAACAGGAGGAACAGTGGACCAATCAGGAAGGAGAGCAGCTTCAAGAAGTTGAGcaggctgatatcaagttcCCATGGACTGCTGTCACTAtggagagtgaagaagatgaagagaaacctgaGTTGTCACATATTCATCAGAGTGAGACTGAGGAGAACAGAGCAGACCGTGGAGAACaagaaccagccaggaactcaggtccttATGGACATTTACAACAAGGTACTGAGGACAAGgctgaagactcttctgagactgaagatGATTGGTTTCTGCCATGGGAACCTCAGTCTGGTTTAAAttcaaaaaataacaaaaagcctCAAAGTAATCTGAAAACATTTGATTGTTCTGAGTGTGGTAGAAGATTTCTTCATAAGAGCAGTCTAACTGGACATATGGAGACTCATACAGAAGAGAAACTGTATAGTTGCCCCattgtggaccaggaggaccaaGAGCCCCCCCATATTAAAGAGCAACAGGAGGAaccgtggaccaatcaggagggagagcagcttcaACAACTTGAGCAGGCCGATATCAAGTTCCCATGGACTGCTGTCActatgaagagtgaagaagatgaagagaaacctgaGTTGTCACAGCCTCATCAGAGTCAGACTGAGGAGAACAGAGCGGACCGTGGAGAACaagaaccagccaggaactcaggtccttATGGACATTTACAACAAGGTACTGAGGACAAGgctgaagactcttctgagactgaagatGATTGGTTTCTGACATGGGAACCTCAGTCTGGTTTAAAttcaaaaaataacaaaaagcctCAAAGTAATCTGAAAACATTTGATTGTTCTGAGTGTGGTAGAAGATTTCTTCATAAGAGCAGTCTAACTGGACATATGGAGACTCATAAAGAAGAGAAACTGTATAGTTGCTCcaagtgtggtaaaagattcaAACAAAAGGACTTGCTAACTGGACATATGAAGACTCATAGAGAAGCGAAATTGTTTAGTTGCCCTGAGTGTGGAAGCAGATTCCTACAAAA